One window of the Synechococcus sp. CC9311 genome contains the following:
- a CDS encoding LexA family transcriptional regulator — MKVDRISLEPPQPLRLQRESLCLPLAHDQIAAGFPSPADDYIDVGIDLNEQLIRHPSSTFFLRVSGDSMTGEGIHHGDLLVVDRSLDPHPGRVVVAILDGAFTLKRLVRHRGHLRLEAANPDYPHLDLHHCGDVQIWGVAIHVIHPL, encoded by the coding sequence GTGAAAGTGGATCGGATATCGCTGGAGCCACCCCAGCCTCTGCGACTCCAGCGTGAAAGCCTCTGCCTTCCTCTGGCGCATGACCAGATTGCCGCAGGGTTTCCCTCCCCAGCTGACGACTACATCGACGTGGGGATCGATCTCAATGAACAACTGATTCGCCATCCCAGCAGCACCTTTTTTCTGCGTGTAAGCGGCGACTCGATGACTGGCGAGGGCATTCATCATGGCGATCTATTAGTGGTCGATCGCAGCCTCGACCCTCACCCTGGCCGAGTGGTGGTAGCCATCCTGGATGGGGCTTTCACTCTCAAACGCCTAGTTCGCCATCGCGGCCATCTACGCCTGGAAGCGGCCAACCCTGACTATCCCCATTTAGATCTCCATCATTGCGGAGATGTGCAGATCTGGGGCGTCGCAATTCACGTCATCCATCCGCTTTAA
- a CDS encoding Y-family DNA polymerase has protein sequence MTQVTALIDANNFYASCEQSLDPALIGRPVVVLSNNDGCIVARSAEARALGIAMGTPYFKAKRHLEQHNVVIRSSNYALYADMSQRLMSLLESQVEDLEIYSIDEAFARLSRPSDGNLHPWAQRLRTLARRNLGLPIAIGLGASKGQAKLANRLAKVVPAHAGFFDLGLCRDPDRWLETISIEDVWGIGRKLALWCRMRGVVNARELRDMPSGYLRAKAGVVGVRLQRELQGHACLPLDLDPSPKQETCVSRSFSHPITSLEELREAVATYVVRAAEKLRKQHQRTAALTIYTRTSPFIPGFYSRAASTSLDLPSNDTGVLLEAALPLVERIFQPHRALAKAGVLMQHLQGVDQLQQHLWVPCTEEDQQRRERLMATVDRLNHRYGRGTVQWAACGLDPSWAMRRERLGRAATTRLSDVPVVKA, from the coding sequence ATGACCCAGGTCACGGCTCTTATTGATGCCAACAATTTTTATGCCTCGTGCGAGCAGAGCCTGGATCCGGCCCTGATCGGCAGGCCAGTGGTGGTGCTCTCAAATAATGATGGATGCATCGTGGCCCGTAGCGCTGAAGCACGCGCTCTTGGCATCGCTATGGGCACCCCCTATTTCAAGGCGAAGCGGCATCTAGAACAGCACAATGTTGTGATTCGCAGCTCGAATTACGCGCTCTACGCCGACATGAGTCAACGGCTGATGAGTTTGCTGGAAAGCCAGGTGGAGGATCTGGAGATCTATTCCATTGATGAAGCGTTTGCCCGGCTCAGCCGCCCATCGGACGGAAATCTGCATCCATGGGCACAGCGATTGAGAACCTTGGCTCGACGCAACCTCGGTTTACCCATTGCCATTGGTCTCGGAGCCAGCAAAGGACAAGCCAAGCTCGCCAACCGCCTAGCGAAAGTAGTACCGGCCCACGCCGGATTCTTTGATCTTGGATTGTGTCGTGATCCCGATCGCTGGCTGGAAACGATTTCCATTGAGGACGTCTGGGGGATCGGCCGCAAACTCGCTCTCTGGTGCCGAATGCGGGGAGTGGTCAACGCCCGTGAGCTCCGTGATATGCCCAGTGGATATCTGCGCGCTAAAGCCGGTGTGGTGGGAGTTCGGCTCCAAAGAGAACTGCAAGGCCATGCCTGCCTGCCTCTTGATCTCGACCCCTCTCCAAAACAGGAGACCTGCGTCAGCCGCAGCTTCAGTCATCCAATTACCAGCCTGGAAGAACTCCGCGAAGCGGTAGCGACCTATGTGGTGCGAGCGGCTGAAAAACTGCGAAAGCAGCATCAACGCACAGCAGCTCTCACGATTTATACGCGCACAAGCCCATTCATTCCAGGCTTTTACAGCCGAGCTGCCAGCACCAGCCTTGATCTACCCAGCAACGACACGGGTGTGTTGTTGGAAGCTGCGTTACCCCTGGTGGAACGCATTTTTCAACCGCACCGCGCGCTAGCGAAGGCAGGAGTGCTGATGCAACACCTACAGGGAGTCGATCAACTTCAACAACATCTATGGGTGCCCTGTACGGAGGAAGATCAGCAGAGACGGGAGCGATTGATGGCAACGGTCGATCGTCTCAATCACCGCTATGGGCGAGGCACGGTGCAATGGGCCGCCTGCGGTCTGGATCCCAGCTGGGCCATGCGACGCGAACGGCTGGGTCGGGCCGCCACAACTCGATTGAGTGACGTGCCTGTGGTGAAGGCATAA
- a CDS encoding NAD(P)/FAD-dependent oxidoreductase produces the protein MKKVLVIGGGIAGLTLALALKKVGIPVAVHEKYNHYQNQKTGFLIWSYAIKILQDLGVPVDEVGAPLEAFRIHGRKGRFVCKMPIGSVSRLHGANSYEVNRYRLSELLSRMVGDDLILGSECTSVSSVDGQAIATFADGGSDQGDILIACDGSNSVVRKFIHPGVHLRMLGAGGWISVINQRPPLLPLNTQMEFWQPGVKAGVADLGHGETRWYVAFKNYVPSAVESKKDQILNRMKPLPEIIKSCLECTDEDQMVPTQAGDLLALSPWYRDRVLMIGDAAHATSPYAGMGACSAIADASLLADLIASGRSVPAIFQDFQAVRKPAADSVIKDSRRGLDLSTCGDLKGWVRDWMFTNMPEKKLNQIVTDMVTGH, from the coding sequence ATGAAAAAGGTGTTGGTGATAGGTGGAGGGATAGCTGGATTAACGCTTGCCTTAGCCCTTAAGAAAGTTGGGATTCCTGTCGCCGTTCATGAAAAATATAATCATTACCAAAATCAGAAAACAGGATTTCTGATTTGGAGTTACGCGATCAAAATCTTGCAGGATTTAGGAGTTCCTGTCGATGAGGTAGGCGCACCCCTCGAAGCGTTTCGAATCCATGGTCGAAAGGGAAGATTTGTTTGTAAGATGCCAATCGGTTCGGTTTCGCGATTGCATGGAGCAAATAGTTATGAAGTTAATCGATATCGTCTTTCCGAATTGCTATCTAGGATGGTTGGTGATGATTTAATTCTTGGGAGTGAATGTACTTCCGTCTCTAGTGTTGATGGCCAAGCGATAGCAACTTTTGCTGATGGTGGTTCGGATCAAGGTGATATTTTGATTGCCTGTGATGGCTCTAATAGTGTTGTTAGGAAGTTTATTCATCCAGGAGTTCATCTCAGAATGCTTGGTGCTGGTGGTTGGATCTCAGTGATCAATCAGCGACCTCCATTGTTGCCATTGAACACTCAAATGGAGTTTTGGCAGCCAGGGGTGAAAGCAGGTGTTGCTGATCTTGGGCATGGTGAAACACGCTGGTATGTTGCTTTTAAAAACTATGTTCCTAGTGCAGTTGAATCCAAAAAAGATCAGATTCTCAATCGCATGAAGCCGCTTCCTGAGATCATCAAGTCTTGTTTGGAATGCACTGATGAAGATCAAATGGTGCCTACTCAGGCCGGAGATCTTTTGGCTTTGTCACCTTGGTATCGTGATCGGGTTTTGATGATTGGTGATGCTGCCCATGCCACTAGTCCGTATGCCGGAATGGGTGCCTGTTCAGCGATTGCTGATGCTTCATTGCTTGCAGATTTGATTGCTTCTGGTCGGTCAGTTCCTGCCATATTTCAAGACTTCCAAGCGGTACGTAAGCCAGCAGCAGATTCAGTGATTAAGGACTCTCGACGTGGCCTTGATTTATCAACTTGTGGTGATCTCAAAGGCTGGGTTCGCGATTGGATGTTTACGAACATGCCAGAGAAGAAATTGAATCAGATCGTGACTGACATGGTGACTGGTCATTGA
- a CDS encoding AEC family transporter, with translation MPGSILKAIFPVIAYLCIGYIAKRTKKFDPSNSGILIGYVLNISIPCMIVLDMTRQDMFKNLSKYAEFFGGYLLVSAIVFAIAYSYARIVKRQNLLIGSYFSAAASYSNTCMIALPILAIMLPVGGATYGVIGVIVLIIGLQTTSIIYEYTSEDNSKLDVRKILVSIGKAMKANYFIAMVLGLILSFLGFQFPSILSTSLNAVGITTAPVALFAIGAQLNFTLFKNHIRIVSECTFFKLFLMPVLAWIICDLVKLPPAPSVAVILCSAVPTAKCQYAVARSHDVYVEETESIVAGTTILSMVTMAVVIAMLAREYPTLVT, from the coding sequence ATGCCAGGATCAATCCTCAAGGCAATTTTTCCAGTCATTGCATACTTATGCATTGGCTACATCGCGAAACGAACCAAGAAATTCGACCCCAGCAATAGCGGAATCTTAATTGGCTATGTCCTAAACATATCAATCCCCTGCATGATTGTCCTTGACATGACAAGGCAGGACATGTTCAAAAACCTTTCAAAGTATGCTGAATTCTTCGGCGGATACCTATTAGTATCCGCGATTGTATTCGCTATAGCCTATTCATACGCAAGGATCGTTAAGCGTCAGAATCTATTAATTGGATCTTACTTTTCCGCTGCCGCTTCCTATTCAAATACCTGCATGATTGCACTGCCAATCCTGGCCATCATGCTTCCAGTGGGAGGTGCAACGTATGGCGTGATCGGAGTGATTGTTTTAATCATTGGACTACAAACAACATCTATCATCTATGAATACACCTCAGAAGACAATTCAAAACTAGATGTGCGAAAAATACTCGTTTCAATCGGCAAAGCAATGAAAGCAAATTACTTCATTGCTATGGTGTTGGGCTTAATTCTTTCTTTCCTAGGCTTCCAATTCCCAAGCATCTTAAGCACGAGCTTAAACGCAGTTGGTATCACAACAGCACCAGTCGCACTCTTTGCCATTGGAGCTCAGTTGAATTTCACGCTTTTCAAAAACCACATTCGCATCGTAAGTGAATGTACCTTTTTTAAATTATTCCTGATGCCGGTACTTGCTTGGATAATTTGTGACCTGGTCAAGTTGCCACCGGCACCTTCGGTTGCCGTGATTCTATGCAGCGCAGTACCTACAGCAAAATGCCAATATGCCGTAGCCCGATCACACGATGTTTATGTTGAAGAAACTGAATCAATTGTAGCGGGAACAACGATTCTTTCCATGGTGACAATGGCAGTCGTTATTGCCATGCTTGCCAGGGAATACCCAACATTAGTGACTTAA